Genomic window (Escherichia fergusonii ATCC 35469):
ACTGGAAACCATGCTTGAGCAGGCCGCAGTCAACCAGGAACGGGAGTTTGATACTCAGGTGGGGCTGGCGTTAGGGCTGTTTGAACCGGCGCTGGTGGTAATGATGGCGGGCGTGGTGCTGTTTATCGTCATCGCCATCCTCGAGCCGATGCTGCAACTGAACAATATGGTTGGAATGTAATTTACGGAGTTATCACATGAATTCGTTATCCCGTACACAAAAACCACGGGCAGGTTTTACCCTGCTGGAAGTGATGGTGGTGATTGTTATTCTTGGCGTCCTGGCAAGTCTGGTGGTGCCTAACCTTTTGGGCAACAAAGAGAAAGCAGATCGGCAAAAAGCCATCAGCGATATCGTGGCGCTGGAGAACGCGCTGGATATGTATCGACTGGATAACGGGCGTTATCCGACCACCGAACAGGGGCTTGAGGCGCTGATCCAGCAACCGGCCAATATGGCGGATTCCCGTAACTACCGTCCTGGTGGATACATCAAACGGCTGCCAAAGGATCCGTGGGGCAATGATTATCAGTATCTCAGCCCGGGTGAAAAAGGACTGTTTGATGTTTACACCTTAGGGGCGGATGGTCAGGAAAACGGGGAAGGTGCTGGCGCAGATATCGGTAACTGGAATTTGCAGGAGTTTCAGTAATCAGTGCCCAAACGCGGATTCACTCTTCTGGAAATCATGCTGGTGATTTTCCTTATCGGCCTTGCCAGTGCGGGCGTGGTACAGACTTTTGCGAGCCGTTCTGAACCGCCCGCGAAAAAAGCGGCGCAGGATTTCCTGGCCCGCTTTGCGCAGTTTAAGGACAGGGCAGTGATCGAAGGGCAAACAATCGGTGTGCTAATCGACCCGCCTGGTTATCAGTTTATGCAGCGTCGTCACGGGCAGTGGTTGCCCGTTTCCGCGACCCGGTTATCGGCACAGGTTACGGTGGCGAAACAGGTGCAAATGCTGTTACAACCCGGCAGTGATATCTGGCAGAAGGAGTATGCGCTGGAGCTGCAACGCCGTCGCCTGACGCTGCACGATATTGAACTGGAGCTGCAAAAAGAGGCGAAAAAGAAGACGCCGCAGATCCGTTTTTCGCCTTTTGAACCCGCCGCGCCGTTTACGCTGCGCTTCTACTCGGCGGCGCAAAACGCGTGTTGGGCGGTAAAGCTGGCGCACGATGGCGCGTTATCCCTCAATCAATGTGATGAGAGGATGCCATGAAGCGCGGATTTACCTTGCTGGAAGTGATGATCGCACTGGCGATTTTTGCGCTGGCTGCCACGGCGGTATTACAGATCGCCAGCGGCGCGCTGAGTAATCAGCAAATTCTTGAGGAAAAAACGGTAGCGGGCTGGGTAGCCGAAAACCAGACCGTACTGCTCTACCTGATGACCCGCGAACAACGGGCGGTCAGGCACCAGGGCGAGAGCGATATGGCAGGAAGCCGCTGGTTCTGGCGAACCACACCACTGAATACCGGTAATGCGCTGCTCCAGGCGGTGGATATTGAAGTCAGTCTTCATGAAGACTTTTCGTCAGTGATTCAGTCACGACGCGCCTGGTTTAGCGCCGTGGGAGGCCAACAGTGAAAAGGACTCGCGCTGGTTTCACGTTACTGGAAATGCTGGTGGCGATAGCCATTTTTGCCTCACTGGCACTGATGGCACAGCAGGTGACAAACGGCGTCACACGCGTGAATAGCGCCATCGCCGGACACGATCAAAAACTGAACCTCATGCAGCAAACGATGAGTTTTCTGACCCACGATCTGACACAAATGATGCCGCGTCCGGTAAGAGGCGATCAGGGTCAGCGAGAACCTGCGTTACTGGCGGGCGCTGGCGTGCTGGCCTCTGAGAGTGAAGGAATACGCTTTGTGCGCGGCGGTGTGGTTAATCCATTGATGCGTCTGCCGCGCAGTAATCTGCTCACCGTCGGTTACCGCATTCATGACGGTTATCTCGAACGGTTAGCCTGGCCGCTGACCGATGCCGCAGGCAGCGTGAAGCCAACAACGCAAAAGTTGATTCCGGCGGATTCACTTCGTTTGCAGTTTTACGACGGCACTCGCTGGCAGGAAACCTGGTCATCAGTGAAGGCGATCCCTGTGGCAGTGCGCATGACTCTGCATTCGCCGCAATGGGGCGAGATTGAACGCATCTGGTTGTTACGCGGGCCGCAATTATCATGATCACCTCACCACCAAAACGCGGAATGGCACTGGTCGTGGTGCTGGTATTGCTGGCGGTCATGATGCTGGTAACCATCACGCTTTCCGGGCGGATGCAGCAGCAACTGGGAAGAACGCGCAGCCAGCAGGAGTACCAGCAGGCGCTGTGGTATAGCGCCAGTGCAGAAAGCCTGGCGCTGAGCGCACTCAGTCTGAGCCTGAAAAATGAAAAGCGCGTGCATCTGGCGCAGCCGTGGGCTTCTGGCCCTCGTTTGTTGCCACTGCCGCAGGGGCAAATTGCAGTCACCCTGCGTGACGCTCAGGCCTGCTTTAACCTGAATGCCCTTGCTCAACCGACAACGGTGTCGCGTCCGCTCGCGGTACAACAACTGATTGCCCTGATCTCACGCCTGGATGTGCCTGCTTATCGGGCCGAACTGATAGCCGAAAGCCTGTGGGAATTTATTGACGAGGACCGCAGCGTGCAGACGCGTCTGGGCCGTGAAGACAGCGAGTATCTCGCCCGTTCGGTACCGTTCTACGCCGCCAATCAACCGCTGACCGATATCAGCGAAATGCGCGTGGTACAGGGAATAGACGCCGGACTTTATCAAAGACTGAAACCGCTGGTCTGTGCGCTGCCGATGACCCGCCAGCAAATCAACATCAACACCCTGGACGTCACGCAAAGTGTGATTTTTGAGGCGCTGTTTGACCCGTGGTTAAGCCATGTTCAGGCGCGGGCGTTATTACAACAACGTCCGGCGAAGGGCTGGGAAGATGTCGATCAGTTTCTCGCACAGCCGCTACTCGCTGACGTCGATGAGCGTACTAAAAAAAAGCTAAAAACCGTCCTGAGCGTGGACAGCAATTACTTCTGGCTGCGTTCAGATATCACCGTGAATGAGATTGAACTGACGATGAATTCGTTAATTGTCCGCATTGGCCCACAACACTTTTCGGTTCTCTGGCATCAGACAGGAGAAAGTGAGTGAGTTCCATGCTTGAGATTTTTTTCCCGCTTTGCGCCTCCGACCCCATCCGTTGGCAGCGCCATACACCCGACGTGGAGCACGGTATCTGGCCTGACGTTGCTGACGAACAGCTCCAGCAATGGTTGCAAACTGATGCGATTCGACTCTACATTCCCGGCGAATGGATCAGCGTCTGGCAGGTTGAACTGCCTGATGTCCCCCGCAAGCAGATACCAACTATTCTGCCCGCCTTACTGGAAGAAGAGCTGAACCAGGATATCGACGAACTGCATTTTGCCGCGTTGAAAATCGACCAGCAACAGGCAACCGTGGCAGTGATTCACCAGCAGCATATGCGCAACATTGCGCAGTGGTTGCAGGAAAACGGCATCACCCGCGCCACCGTTGCACCGGACTGGATGTCCATTCCTTGTGGATTTATGGCTGGCGATGCGCAACGGGTTATCTGCCGCATCGATGAATGCCGGGGATGGAGCGCCGGGCGGGCGCTGGCTCCGCTCATGTTCCGCGCACAGCTCAATGAGCAGGCATCACCGCTTTCGCTGACCGTAGTCGGAATCGCGCCGGAAGAGCTATCTGCATGGGCTGGCCCAGACGCTGAACGTCTGACAGTGACGGCCCTGCCAGCCGTTACCACTTATGGCGAACCTGAAGGGAACCTGCTAACAGGGCCGTGGCAGCCTCGTGTCAGCTACCGAAAACAGTGGGCGCGCTGGCGGGTGATGATTCTGCCGATATTGCTGATTCTGGTTGCGCTGGCAGTGGAACGGGGCGTGACGTTATGGAGTGTCAGCGAACAGGTGGCGCAAAGCCGCGCCCAGGCGGAGAAACAGTTCTTAACGCTATTCCCGGAGCAGAAGCGGATTGTGAATTTACGCTCTCAGGTGACGATGGCGCTGAAAAAATATCGCCCACAGACCGACGAAACCGATCTGCTCGCTGAGTTGTCAGCGATTGCCAGTATCCTGAAATCAGCGTCACTTTCCGACATTGAGATGCGTGGTTTCACCTTTGATCAAAAACGCCAGACGCTTCATCTCCAGTTGCTGGCCACAAACTTTGCCAGTTTCGACAAACTGCGTAGCGCGCTGGCGGCAGATTATGTTGTGCAACAGGACGCGTTACAGAAAGAGGGTGATGCGGTTTCCGGCGGCGTAACGTTGCGGAGGAAATAACATGTTACGCGATAAATTTATTCACTATTTTCAGCAATGGCGTGAACGCCAGTTAAGCCGTGGCGAACACTGGCTGGCACAACACCTGGCGGGGCGTTCGCCGCGTGAAAAGGGCATGTTACTGGCAGCGGTGGTGTTCCTGTTTAGCGCCGGATATTACGTCCTCATCTGGCAGCCTTTGAGCGAACGGATTGAGCAACAGGAGACAATATTGCAGCAACTGGAGGCGATGAACACCCGACTGAAGCGCGCCGCGCCGTATATTATTGCAGCGCGAAACTCCGCCACAACAACGCCTGTGCAGGTATCGCGGGTCATCAGTGACAGTGCTTCCGCGCACTCGGTGGTCATCAAACGGATAGCCGAGCGAGGGGAGAATATTCAAGTCTGGATAGAACCGGTGGTGTTTAATGACCTGCTGAACTGGTTAAACGCGCTGGATGAAAAGTATGCGCTGCAGGTGACACAAATTGATGTTAGCACAGGTGAAAAGGCAGGAATGGTGGAGGTGCAGCGACTGGAATTTGGGCGGGGCTGATCGTCACAAGTGGCTTATCACCGTGACCACACCCCTCCTGAATGATAAATGTGGATACTGGCGGGCTTCCGCCAGCCTTTCATATTGTGAACAATTGCAACCATGCCATATCAGAACGTTGATTTGTGAAAACTACATCATGGTACGTTGATCATGAGAAAAAATGTCATTCGCGGATGATTATTATCCTGTCCACGCGCTATGAATAGTTTGAAATAGCAGATAAGTAGTTTTTCGATTTTTACACCATTCACCACATTACTGTTTTCATAAAATATATTATTAATGTGAATATATTTAGCATTATCGTTGATTAGTTGCATCGGTATATAATGAGCACCTTTTTATAATCAACAGAACAATACAACTCACGAACGAAGGATCGAAAAAATGAGTACCAGGTCAATATTCTTTTTATGCGCAACCGCATTTCTGTTTGCAGGTTGCACACCTCACTCACCGATAGACGCAAAGAAAACGACACCTGTGGTGAAAGAGAATAATGCGAAATCGAAAAGTGCCTCATCCTTGTTGACAGATAAAGATATTTTTGGCAATGAAACGACCTTAAATATTTCAGAAGAAGATATTCAGGCGGCCCTGGAAGGTGAAGAATTCCGTGTTCCTTTGAGCTCCCCTATTATTCTTGTGCAATCTGGCAGTCGTGCGCCAGAAGCCATCATGCAACAGGAAATGAGTAAATATTATACTGTCGCTACATTTTCTGGCATCCCGGATCGGCAGAAAACACCAACATGCAATAAAGACAAAAATAAAAATGACGAATCAGATGTTGCCAATTCAGAAAATATTAACTGGATGCAGGCATTGCGCTATATTGCAGCAAAAGGACATCAGAAAGCAATTATTGTTTATCAGGATACGTTACAGACTGGAAAATATAACTCAGCGACAAAAATGATGGTCTGGTCAGATTATAAAAATGAGAAACTGACTGATACCATGTCGCTGCGTTACTTAATGCGCTTTACACTTGTCGATGTTGCATCAGGGGAATGGGCTACCTGGTCACCCGTTAATTATGAGTCGCGAGTTATTTTCCCCAAAGCTGATAAAAAAAGCGCAAATGGCACCGAAGTCACTGAGCAACAAATCTCTCAGCTAAAACAAAGAACTTACGCAGCGATGGTACAAGATCTGGTAAAACGTTATCAATAATCATACCAGTCTGCCACGGTATGATTATTGGCAGACTGGAATATGTTCTCATATTTCAAGTTGTATATGCTGCGTCTGTGTGCGTTCACCCCAGCCACTCACTTATATAAATTCTGGGTATTCACTCGCTGACCATCTTTCAGGACCAACGCCAGTATTGTTCAAAACGCTACTGCGTTTTGTCCTGCAACTTGAATTATTTAGCGTATAACGTGCAATACCACATCCAACCATCATAATGAAAAAATAATGCAATTTTTTCATCAGGAAAAATTAAAACACTATCGCCATGTATATGCTCAAATAGAATAGGAGATAACTCTTCATTAAAATGTATCTATCGAAAAAGTAACCTCGCTTCAATCTATTTTTAATGACAATGCTTTCAAATTCTTCTTGTATGTTATATTTTATACATACACAACATTCATTAAGATGCTCATTGATTTTATCTATTTTTGAAGAAAATTTATCCCACGTTCCTGATACTAACGACGACCAACGTTCTTGCCTGTTTTTAGTTATAAATTTTTCAATAAAAAATTTAACGCTTCCATAAAGTCATATCCATTCAGGTATTTTAATTGCTGCATAAGCAAAATTACGAAAACCAGCACATCGCAAGGACTTACGCCAGTTTACTTGTGCATCAATTCCACGCAACACATCTTGCTGGGCCAGTAGCTCAATCCTTTATACACACTCTAACCGACGTACTTCAACTCACCATATTGTTATTTTCGTTCGCTGCTCTGGTGATTAAGGAAAAAATGACAGAATATTTAGTGCTGAACAAAAATATAAAACCTGGATATTTAAAAACTAATTAATACACCGCTGACATTCATTAATAAACTCTAACTCCTCTATAATCTTACAACACCATTTATAAACCTTGTGTTCATAAGGATTTCTTATAACAAAACCCTCAGCAAATACATATTGCTGTAAGTTTTCATCAATTGGCATAAACATATAAATATAATCACCTTCATTTATACAAACCGACTCTCCTGAAAATGTCTTAACATAATCAGTTTGGGTAAGACCAACAATATCAATATCCTGTATTCTTTCATTATCAAAATCTTCAAAAATACGATCCTCTAATCTATTATTTTTCAGAGGATTTTTCATAAAATTATTGACATTCATGCTTAAAACCTCATTGATCAACCGATACTGGATTTGGTTATGTAGGATTGAATAATTTTTCAGTCCACTCTACGGGTAAGCTAAGTTCATTCCCTGCAGTGGTACATAGATAATTTTTCAGTATTAATAAATACATTTTTGACATGATTGGTTATCAATCAACACCTGTTTTTTAAAGCAACAGAATAACAGGAATAATTTATAATCCGCCATACAATAGTTAATTTATAACTTCAAAATATATTCACAATAGTTATTTGTTTTTACTGATGTAAACAAATCATGTTCAATAATAATATACCCCACCATTTCATTTTCATTATTTATATTTTCATAAATACCGGAACTAAGTTCAAACCCATCAATATAATCAGATAATACGGATGTTCTGTTTGTACAAGATAAGCCATCAAAGAAATCAAATTTAATATGCACCATTCTAAACCCAGTATTATTATATATTTCATCAGGAATATCACACTCATGCTTCAATGTTTTTGATGATATAGACATATTGACATCATCAATTCTGGCGTCCTCCCCTAAAAAACCATAAAATATATCTCTAACCCATTATCATCATAATAAAAAAACGGTTCACTTACGCTTTCCATTTTCCATGTTTTTTCTATTTTCTTAGCTTGTTTATCATTGTGCTAACCTCATGATATCTAAATAGCTTATTGTTTACCCAGGGCAAGATTACGAAAGCCCGCTCCCCGCAAGGACTGACGCCAGGTAGTTTCTGTCCATGGCTGCTTTTCGCATCTTACGTCTTAACCCTGCCTTGAATACCTTATCATTCGTCAAAATATTAATAGCGATGTGCCGAGTA
Coding sequences:
- the gspJ gene encoding type II secretion system minor pseudopilin GspJ, with the translated sequence MKRTRAGFTLLEMLVAIAIFASLALMAQQVTNGVTRVNSAIAGHDQKLNLMQQTMSFLTHDLTQMMPRPVRGDQGQREPALLAGAGVLASESEGIRFVRGGVVNPLMRLPRSNLLTVGYRIHDGYLERLAWPLTDAAGSVKPTTQKLIPADSLRLQFYDGTRWQETWSSVKAIPVAVRMTLHSPQWGEIERIWLLRGPQLS
- the yghD gene encoding GspM family type II secretion system protein YghD, which codes for MLRDKFIHYFQQWRERQLSRGEHWLAQHLAGRSPREKGMLLAAVVFLFSAGYYVLIWQPLSERIEQQETILQQLEAMNTRLKRAAPYIIAARNSATTTPVQVSRVISDSASAHSVVIKRIAERGENIQVWIEPVVFNDLLNWLNALDEKYALQVTQIDVSTGEKAGMVEVQRLEFGRG
- the gspG gene encoding type II secretion system major pseudopilin GspG, producing MNSLSRTQKPRAGFTLLEVMVVIVILGVLASLVVPNLLGNKEKADRQKAISDIVALENALDMYRLDNGRYPTTEQGLEALIQQPANMADSRNYRPGGYIKRLPKDPWGNDYQYLSPGEKGLFDVYTLGADGQENGEGAGADIGNWNLQEFQ
- the gspL gene encoding type II secretion system protein GspL; translation: MSSMLEIFFPLCASDPIRWQRHTPDVEHGIWPDVADEQLQQWLQTDAIRLYIPGEWISVWQVELPDVPRKQIPTILPALLEEELNQDIDELHFAALKIDQQQATVAVIHQQHMRNIAQWLQENGITRATVAPDWMSIPCGFMAGDAQRVICRIDECRGWSAGRALAPLMFRAQLNEQASPLSLTVVGIAPEELSAWAGPDAERLTVTALPAVTTYGEPEGNLLTGPWQPRVSYRKQWARWRVMILPILLILVALAVERGVTLWSVSEQVAQSRAQAEKQFLTLFPEQKRIVNLRSQVTMALKKYRPQTDETDLLAELSAIASILKSASLSDIEMRGFTFDQKRQTLHLQLLATNFASFDKLRSALAADYVVQQDALQKEGDAVSGGVTLRRK
- the gspH gene encoding type II secretion system minor pseudopilin GspH, with translation MPKRGFTLLEIMLVIFLIGLASAGVVQTFASRSEPPAKKAAQDFLARFAQFKDRAVIEGQTIGVLIDPPGYQFMQRRHGQWLPVSATRLSAQVTVAKQVQMLLQPGSDIWQKEYALELQRRRLTLHDIELELQKEAKKKTPQIRFSPFEPAAPFTLRFYSAAQNACWAVKLAHDGALSLNQCDERMP
- the gspI gene encoding type II secretion system minor pseudopilin GspI, which translates into the protein MKRGFTLLEVMIALAIFALAATAVLQIASGALSNQQILEEKTVAGWVAENQTVLLYLMTREQRAVRHQGESDMAGSRWFWRTTPLNTGNALLQAVDIEVSLHEDFSSVIQSRRAWFSAVGGQQ
- the gspK gene encoding type II secretion system minor pseudopilin GspK, with amino-acid sequence MITSPPKRGMALVVVLVLLAVMMLVTITLSGRMQQQLGRTRSQQEYQQALWYSASAESLALSALSLSLKNEKRVHLAQPWASGPRLLPLPQGQIAVTLRDAQACFNLNALAQPTTVSRPLAVQQLIALISRLDVPAYRAELIAESLWEFIDEDRSVQTRLGREDSEYLARSVPFYAANQPLTDISEMRVVQGIDAGLYQRLKPLVCALPMTRQQININTLDVTQSVIFEALFDPWLSHVQARALLQQRPAKGWEDVDQFLAQPLLADVDERTKKKLKTVLSVDSNYFWLRSDITVNEIELTMNSLIVRIGPQHFSVLWHQTGESE